DNA sequence from the Thiosulfativibrio zosterae genome:
ACGACTGAGCGGCTTGGCTCTCAAGCTGTCATCTTGATAAAGCGCGGTAATAATGTGTTTATTTAACGATGTTTTGACTTCTCGATTAGGCACCACCAGCGTGTAAACGATGTCCTCATCTTCATCTTGCGTAACGCTGTCGATGGTTAAATAACCGCTTTGATACAAAATCACCTCTAAATCCAAATTATCAATATCAAAGCTATTGAGCAGTTTTTCATCAACCCGAAGATTGGCTAGGTTGGGCAGAAAGTAGTTTTGTTTTTTGATCAGTTCTATTAAAAAGGTGGGCGTGCCGCTTTCAAACCAGTAATTGGCGTACTTATGGTTCTTGGCGATGAATTTTAGAATGTCGAATGGATTGTACATTTTACTGCCCAAGAAATTGTAGCCGTTGTACCATTCTTTGAGCTTGTCTCTGTCCACGCCTTCAAGGTAAGGTTTAAAGGTCGTGTCAATATCGTGTTGACTGTAACCACAGATGTCACCAAATTCTTCGTCCAGTGAAATGTCGGTAATGTTGTTTAATCCACTAAAAATCGAGGTTTTGGTGAACTTGCTGACACCGGTTAAAAAAGCAAACCTTAAAAACTCGTCACTGCCCTTAATCACACTATAGAAGTTGACTAAGCCGTCACGGATTTCTTGTGCGACTGCGGTATAATTGATGTTGTCGAGAATGGGTTTGTCGTATTCATCCACCAGTACCACGACCTTTTGGTTGTATTTGGCGTGGGCTTTGCGGATCAGTTCTTCAAAGCACCCTGCCACACTGTCAAGCTCTTCGCATTGAATATCAAGGTCTTGTTGGTTTTGCTTTAAAATGCGTAACAGGCTTTGGTCAAGCTGCGCACGGCTTTCAATTTTACCGGAGGCAAAACTCACGCGAATCACCGGATAACTCACTTCCCAACCCCATTGATTCTCAATCGCTAGGCCTGTGAAAAAATGTTTGTTGCCTTCAAAGATATTGCGTAGGGTATCGAGAAATAACGATTTACCAAAACGACGTGGGCGACTGAGGAACGCATATTTATAGCTTTGCAACAGCTCATACGCCAGTCCTGTTTTATCGATGTAAACGTAATCATCTTCACGAATTTCGCTAAAGGTTTGAATACCAATCGGGAGTTTTTTGAGTTTCATTGTCTTTGGGTCTTGTGAGAGTGAAATTAGTATAACAAACTTAAAAATCAACGGCTTTAGAAGAAAGCACTGCTTGCCTGAAAAATGCGATTGCAGAAACGCTTATCCAAGTTTACCGGCCTGTTATGCTCGCTACCACAAAATAAAATCCTCTGGCTATGACAGTTAGCATGCCGCCCAGTAACGCGC
Encoded proteins:
- a CDS encoding ATP-binding protein — its product is MKLKKLPIGIQTFSEIREDDYVYIDKTGLAYELLQSYKYAFLSRPRRFGKSLFLDTLRNIFEGNKHFFTGLAIENQWGWEVSYPVIRVSFASGKIESRAQLDQSLLRILKQNQQDLDIQCEELDSVAGCFEELIRKAHAKYNQKVVVLVDEYDKPILDNINYTAVAQEIRDGLVNFYSVIKGSDEFLRFAFLTGVSKFTKTSIFSGLNNITDISLDEEFGDICGYSQHDIDTTFKPYLEGVDRDKLKEWYNGYNFLGSKMYNPFDILKFIAKNHKYANYWFESGTPTFLIELIKKQNYFLPNLANLRVDEKLLNSFDIDNLDLEVILYQSGYLTIDSVTQDEDEDIVYTLVVPNREVKTSLNKHIITALYQDDSLRAKPLSRALREQNPEDFKQALFSIFASIPYNNYTNNNIKNYEGFYASVIYVYLQSLGLNIIGEDVTSQGRIDLTIIMEQAIYIFEFKVDHLGQFSGQHSANALQQIKEKRYADKYRDAQKPIYLIGIHFDTQQKNISQFEWEKV